In Strix uralensis isolate ZFMK-TIS-50842 chromosome 10, bStrUra1, whole genome shotgun sequence, a single window of DNA contains:
- the LOC141947697 gene encoding heat shock transcription factor, X-linked-like has translation MASEGSFGPAGTEKMEREFSSLSFPQKLWSIVESDKFQSIWWSESRKCVAINAELFEEEVLSREGPLRVFGTQKMKSFLRQLNNYGFTKMRRDRQRSAYLPEFLAEEAAASAHHQILHYYNPSFNREHPHLLAQCKRIVGRKRRAPKAPEVDKRHPASSPDGQSAGDTPASPPVLTIPTKRRAESPPSLGSAHPSPQAAALTPPEPAGAIGNVGFTLGQILGGLQDAAAASSLIAALMLGIATGLAEPLQSQSPAIPHCPTCTCSLLPLWPSLAHPRESVESWQQGSSV, from the exons ATGGCCAGCGAGGGAAGCTTCGGTCCAGCTGggacagaaaaaatggaaagagaatttTCATCCCTCAGCTTTCCACAGAAGCTTTGGAGCATAGTGGAAAGCGACAAGTTTCAGTCCATTTGGTGGAGCGAGAGCAGAAAATGCGTGGCCATCAATGCGGAGCTCTTCGAAGAGGAGGTGCTGAGCAGGGAAGGACCTCTGCGTGTTTTTGGCACACAGAAGATGAAGAGTTTCCTGCGGCAGCTGAACAACTATGGATTCACCAAAATGCGGCGGGATCGCCAAAGATCTGCCTACCTGCCTGAGTTCCTGGCAGAAGAAGCAGCGGCTTCTGCTCACCACCAG ATACTCCACTACTATAACCCCAGCTTTAACAGAGAGCATCCCCACCTGCTGGCACAGTGCAAGAGGATAGTTGGCCGCAAACGGAGAGCCCCGAAGGCACCGGAGGTGGACAAAAGGCACCCGGCCAGCAGCCCAGATGGTCAGTCTGCAGGGGACACGCCAGCATCTCCACCCGTGCTGACCATACCCACCAAGCGACGGGCTGAATCACCTCCCAGCCTCGGCAGTGCCCATCCATCTCCACAGGCAGCTGCTCTCACACCTCCAGAGCCTGCCGGAGCAATAGGCAACGTGGGGTTCACCCTCGGCCAAATCCTGGGTGGCCTCCAGGATGCTGCTGCCGCTTCTTCACTGATTGCAGCGCTCATGCTGGGAATAGCCACAGGTCTGGCGGAGCCACTCCAGAGCCAAAGCCCAGCAATCCCCCACTGCCCCACCTGCACCTGCAGCCTGCTGCCATTGTGGCCCAGCCTGGCACATCCTAGAGAGAGCGTGgagagctggcagcagggcagtaGCGTTTAA